A region of Neovison vison isolate M4711 chromosome 7, ASM_NN_V1, whole genome shotgun sequence DNA encodes the following proteins:
- the TRIM3 gene encoding tripartite motif-containing protein 3 isoform X1, whose translation MAKREDSPGPEVQPMDKQFLVCSICLDRYRCPKVLPCLHTFCERCLQNYIPAQSLTLSCPVCRQTSILPEQGVSALQNNFFISSLMEAMQQAPDGAHDPEDPHPLSAVAGRPLSCPNHEGKTMEFYCEACETAMCGECRAGEHREHGTVLLRDVVEQHKAALQRQLEAVRGRLPQLSAAIALVGGISQQLQERKAEALAQISAAFEDLEQALQQRKQALVSDLEAICGAKQKVLQTQLDTLRQGQEHIGSSCSFAEQALRLGSAPEVLLVRKHMRERLAALAAQAFPERPHENAQLELVLEVDGLRRSVLNLGALLTTSATAHETVATGEGLRQALVGQPASLTVTTKDKDGRLVRTGSAELRAEITGPDGTRLPVPVVDHKNGTYELVYTARAEGELLLSVLLYGQPVRGSPFRVRALRPGDLPPSPDDVKRRVKSPGGPGSHVRQKAVRRPSSMYSTGGKRKDNPIEDELVFRVGSRGREKGEFTNLQGVSAASSGRIVVADSNNQCIQVFSNEGQFKFRFGVRGRSPGQLQRPTGVAVDTNGDIIVADYDNRWVSIFSPEGKFKTKIGAGRLMGPKGVAVDRNGHIIVVDNKSCCVFTFQPNGKLVGRFGGRGATDRHFAGPHFVAVNNKNEIVVTDFHNHSVKVYSADGEFLFKFGSHGEGNGQFNAPTGVAVDSNGNIIVADWGNSRIQVFDSSGSFLSYINTSAEPLYGPQGLALTSDGHVVVADAGNHCFKAYRYLQ comes from the exons ATGCCTCCAGAACTACATACCTGCCCAGAGCCTGACGCTGTCATGTCCGGTGTGTCGGCAGACATCCATCCTCCCCGAGCAGGGTGTCTCAGCACTGCAGAACAACTTCTTCATCAGCAGCCTCATGGAGGCGATGCAGCAGGCACCTGATGGGGCCCACGACCCGGaggacccccaccccctcagcGCAGTGGCTGGCcgccccctctcctgccccaacCATGAAGGCAAG ACGATGGAGTTTTACTGTGAGGCCTGCGAAACTGCCATGTGTGGCGAGTGCCGCGCCGGGGAGCACCGGGAGCATGGCACCGTGCTGCTGCGAGATGTGGTGGAGCAGCACAAGGCGGCCCTGCAGCGCCAGCTCGAGGCGGTGCGCGGCCG ACTGCCACAGCTGTCCGCAGCTATCGCCTTAGTGGGGGGCATCAGCCAGCAGCTGCAGGAGCGCAAAGCAGAGGCCCTGGCCCAGATCAGCGCAGCCTTCGAGGACCTGGAGCAAGCACTGCAGCAGCGCAAGCAGGCTCTGGTTAGCGACCTGGAGGCCATCTGTGGGGCCAAGCAGAAG GTGTTGCAGACCCAGTTAGACACACTGCGCCAGGGTCAAGAACACATCGGCAGCAGCTGCAGCTTTGCTGAGCAGGCACTGCGCCTGGGCTCGGCTCCGGAGGTGTTGCTAGTGCGTAAGCACATGCGAGAGCGTCTGGCGGCGTTGGCGGCCCAGGCCTTCCCGGAGCGGCCACACGAGAATGCGCAGCTGGAACTAGTCCTCGAGGTCGACGGGCTGCGGCGGTCGGTGCTCAATCTTGGCGCGCTGCTCACCACGAGCGCTACTGCACACGAGACGGTGGCGACGGGCGAGGGCCTGCGCCAGGCGCTGGTGGGCCAGCCCGCCTCGCTCACCGTCACTACCAAAGACAAGGATGGGAGGCTGGTGCGCACAGGCAGCGCCGAGCTGCGCGCCGAGATCACCGGCCCCGACGGCACGCGCCTTCCTGTGCCGGTGGTGGACCACAAGAACGGCACATACGAGCTAGTGTACACCGCGCGCGCCGAAGGCGAGCTGCTCCTCTCAGTGCTGCTCTACGGACAACCGGTGCGCGGCAGCCCCTTCCGCGTGCGTGCCCTGCGTCCTGGGGACTTGCCACCTTCCCCAGACGACGTCAAGCGCCGTGTCAAGTCCCCCGGCGGCCCGGGCAGCCACGTGCGCCAGAAGGCCGTGCGTCGGCCCAGCTCCATGTACAGCACGGGCGGCAAACGGAAGGACAACCCCATTGAGGACGAGCTTGTCTTCCGTGTTG gcaGCCGAGGAAGAGAGAAGGGCGAATTCACCAATTTACAGGGAGTGTCGGCAGCTAGCAGCGGCCGGATAGTGGTAGCAGACAGTAACAACCAATGTATCCAG GTTTTCTCCAATGAAGGCCAGTTCAAATTCCGCTTTGGGGTCCGAGGGCGCTCACCTGGGCAGCTGCAGCGCCCCACGGGTGTGGCAGTGGATACCAATGGAGACATTATTGTGGCAGACTATGACAACCGTTGGGTCAGCATCTTCTCCCCTGAGGGCAAATTCAAG ACCAAGATTGGAGCTGGCCGCCTCATGGGCCCCAAAGGCGTGGCCGTAGACCGGAACGGACATATCATTGTGGTCGACAACAAGTCTTGCTGCGTCTTTACCTTCCAGCCCAATGGGAAGCTGGTTGGCCGTTTTGGGGGCCGCGGGGCCACCGACCGTCACTTTGCAG GGCCCCATTTTGTGGCTGTGAACAACAAGAATGAAATTGTAGTGACGGATTTCCATAACCATTCGGTGAAG GTGTACAGTGCCGACGGTGAGTTCCTCTTCAAGTTTGGCTCCCATGGCGAGGGCAATGGGCAGTTCAACGCCCCCACGGGAGTAGCAGTGGACTCCAACGGGAACATCATCGTGGCTGACTGGGGCAACAGTCGCATCCAG GTATTCGACAGCTCTGGTTCCTTCCTGTCCTACATCAACACGTCTGCAGAGCCACTGTAtggcccccagggcctggcactgaCCTCAGATGGACACGTGGTGGTGGCCGATGCTGGCAACCACTGCTTTAAAGCTTATCGCTACCTCCAGTAG
- the TRIM3 gene encoding tripartite motif-containing protein 3 isoform X2: MAKREDSPGPEVQPMDKQFLVCSICLDRYRCPKVLPCLHTFCERCLQNYIPAQSLTLSCPVCRQTSILPEQGVSALQNNFFISSLMEAMQQAPDGAHDPEDPHPLSAVAGRPLSCPNHEGKTMEFYCEACETAMCGECRAGEHREHGTVLLRDVVEQHKAALQRQLEAVRGRLPQLSAAIALVGGISQQLQERKAEALAQISAAFEDLEQALQQRKQALVSDLEAICGAKQKVLQTQLDTLRQGQEHIGSSCSFAEQALRLGSAPEVLLVRKHMRERLAALAAQAFPERPHENAQLELVLEVDGLRRSVLNLGALLTTSATAHETVATGEGLRQALVGQPASLTVTTKDKDGRLVRTGSAELRAEITGPDGTRLPVPVVDHKNGTYELVYTARAEGELLLSVLLYGQPVRGSPFRVRALRPGDLPPSPDDVKRRVKSPGGPGSHVRQKAVRRPSSMYSTGGKRKDNPIEDELVFRVGSRGREKGEFTNLQGVSAASSGRIVVADSNNQCIQVFSNEGQFKFRFGVRGRSPGQLQRPTGVAVDTNGDIIVADYDNRWVSIFSPEGKFKTKIGAGRLMGPKGVAVDRNGHIIVVDNKSCCVFTFQPNGKLVGRFGGRGATDRHFAGPHFVAVNNKNEIVVTDFHNHSVKGRRWS; the protein is encoded by the exons ATGCCTCCAGAACTACATACCTGCCCAGAGCCTGACGCTGTCATGTCCGGTGTGTCGGCAGACATCCATCCTCCCCGAGCAGGGTGTCTCAGCACTGCAGAACAACTTCTTCATCAGCAGCCTCATGGAGGCGATGCAGCAGGCACCTGATGGGGCCCACGACCCGGaggacccccaccccctcagcGCAGTGGCTGGCcgccccctctcctgccccaacCATGAAGGCAAG ACGATGGAGTTTTACTGTGAGGCCTGCGAAACTGCCATGTGTGGCGAGTGCCGCGCCGGGGAGCACCGGGAGCATGGCACCGTGCTGCTGCGAGATGTGGTGGAGCAGCACAAGGCGGCCCTGCAGCGCCAGCTCGAGGCGGTGCGCGGCCG ACTGCCACAGCTGTCCGCAGCTATCGCCTTAGTGGGGGGCATCAGCCAGCAGCTGCAGGAGCGCAAAGCAGAGGCCCTGGCCCAGATCAGCGCAGCCTTCGAGGACCTGGAGCAAGCACTGCAGCAGCGCAAGCAGGCTCTGGTTAGCGACCTGGAGGCCATCTGTGGGGCCAAGCAGAAG GTGTTGCAGACCCAGTTAGACACACTGCGCCAGGGTCAAGAACACATCGGCAGCAGCTGCAGCTTTGCTGAGCAGGCACTGCGCCTGGGCTCGGCTCCGGAGGTGTTGCTAGTGCGTAAGCACATGCGAGAGCGTCTGGCGGCGTTGGCGGCCCAGGCCTTCCCGGAGCGGCCACACGAGAATGCGCAGCTGGAACTAGTCCTCGAGGTCGACGGGCTGCGGCGGTCGGTGCTCAATCTTGGCGCGCTGCTCACCACGAGCGCTACTGCACACGAGACGGTGGCGACGGGCGAGGGCCTGCGCCAGGCGCTGGTGGGCCAGCCCGCCTCGCTCACCGTCACTACCAAAGACAAGGATGGGAGGCTGGTGCGCACAGGCAGCGCCGAGCTGCGCGCCGAGATCACCGGCCCCGACGGCACGCGCCTTCCTGTGCCGGTGGTGGACCACAAGAACGGCACATACGAGCTAGTGTACACCGCGCGCGCCGAAGGCGAGCTGCTCCTCTCAGTGCTGCTCTACGGACAACCGGTGCGCGGCAGCCCCTTCCGCGTGCGTGCCCTGCGTCCTGGGGACTTGCCACCTTCCCCAGACGACGTCAAGCGCCGTGTCAAGTCCCCCGGCGGCCCGGGCAGCCACGTGCGCCAGAAGGCCGTGCGTCGGCCCAGCTCCATGTACAGCACGGGCGGCAAACGGAAGGACAACCCCATTGAGGACGAGCTTGTCTTCCGTGTTG gcaGCCGAGGAAGAGAGAAGGGCGAATTCACCAATTTACAGGGAGTGTCGGCAGCTAGCAGCGGCCGGATAGTGGTAGCAGACAGTAACAACCAATGTATCCAG GTTTTCTCCAATGAAGGCCAGTTCAAATTCCGCTTTGGGGTCCGAGGGCGCTCACCTGGGCAGCTGCAGCGCCCCACGGGTGTGGCAGTGGATACCAATGGAGACATTATTGTGGCAGACTATGACAACCGTTGGGTCAGCATCTTCTCCCCTGAGGGCAAATTCAAG ACCAAGATTGGAGCTGGCCGCCTCATGGGCCCCAAAGGCGTGGCCGTAGACCGGAACGGACATATCATTGTGGTCGACAACAAGTCTTGCTGCGTCTTTACCTTCCAGCCCAATGGGAAGCTGGTTGGCCGTTTTGGGGGCCGCGGGGCCACCGACCGTCACTTTGCAG GGCCCCATTTTGTGGCTGTGAACAACAAGAATGAAATTGTAGTGACGGATTTCCATAACCATTCGGTGAAG GGGAGAAGGTGGAGTTGA